Proteins from a single region of Chanodichthys erythropterus isolate Z2021 chromosome 13, ASM2448905v1, whole genome shotgun sequence:
- the LOC137035099 gene encoding myosin heavy chain, fast skeletal muscle-like produces MSTDAEMAVYGKAAIYLRKPERERIEAQSKPFDAKTACYVADVKELYLKGTIKSKDGGKVKVELLDTKEERVAKEEDVYPMNPPKYDKIEDMAMMTHLNEASVLYNLKERYAAWMIYTYSGLFCATVNPYKMLPVYDPEVVTAYRGKKRMEAPPHIFSVSDNAYQFMQTDRENQSVLITGESGAGKTVNTKRVIQYFATVAVSGGEKKKEGKIKGSLEDQIIAANPLLEAYGNAKTVRNDNSSRFGKFIRIHFGTTGKLASADIETYLLEKSRVSFQLPDERGYHIFYQMMTNHKPELIEMTLITTNPYDFPMCSQGQITVASIDDKVELDATDDAIDILGFTNEEKMGIYKFTGAVLHHGNMKFKQKQREEQAEPDGTEEADKIAYLLGLNSAEMLKGLCYPRVKVGNEFVTKGQTVQQVYNSVSALGKSIYERMFLWMVIRINQMLDTKQQRNFYIGVLDIAGFEIFDYNSMEQLCINFTNEKLQQFFNHHMFVLEQEEYKKEGIIWEFIDFGMDLASCIELIEKPMGIFSILEEECMFPKASDTSFKNKLYDQHLGKNNAFQKPKPAKGKAEAHFSLVHYAGTVDYNITGWLDKNKDPLNESVLQLYQKSSNKLLASLYPAVVEDTTKKGGKKKGGSMQTVSSQFRENLGKLMTNLRSTHPHFVRCLIPNESKTPGLMENFLVIHQLRCNGVLEGIRICRKGFPSRIQYGDFKQRYKVLNAGVIPEGQFMDNKKASEKLLGSIDVPHDEYRFGHTKVFFKAGLLGTLEEMRDEKLATLVTMTQALCRGYVMRKEYVKMTERRESIYTIQYNIRSFMNVKHWPWMKVYYKIKPLLKSAETEKELSGMKEDFIKCKEALAKSEAKKKELEEKMVSLLQEKNDLQLQVASETENLSDAEERCEGLIKSKIQLEAKLKETTERLEDEEEINAELTAKKRKLEDECSELKKDIDDLELTLAKVEKEKHATENKVKNLTEEMTSQDESLAKLTKEKKALQEAHQQTLDDLQAEEDKVNTLTKSKTKLEQQVDDLEGSLEQEKKLRMDLERAKRKLEGDLKLSQESVMDLENDKQQSDEKIKKKDFETSQLLSKIEDEQSLGAQLQKKIKELQARIEELEEEIEAERAARAKVEKQRADLSRELEEISERLEEAGGANSAQIEMNKKREAEFQKLRRDLEESTLQHEATAAALRKKQADSVAELGEQIDNLQRVKQKLEKEKSEYKMEIDDLSSNMEAVAKAKGNLEKMCRTLEDQFSEMKSKNDENSRQINDLSAQRARFQTENGEFGRQLEEKEALVSQLTRGKQAFTQQIEELKRHIEEEVKAKNALAHAVQSARHDCDLLREQFEEEQEAKAELQRGMSKANSEVAQWRTKYETDAIQRTEELEESKKKLAQRLQEAEEQVEAVNSKCASLEKTKQRLQAEVEDLMIDVERANGLAANLDKKQKNFDKVLAEWKQKYEEGQAELEGAQKEARSLSTELFKMKNSYEESLDQLETLKRENKNLQQEISDLTEQLSETGKGIHELEKAKKTVETEKAEIQTALEEAEGTLEHEESKILRVQLELNQVKSEIDRKLAEKDEEMEQIKRNSQRVIESMQSTLDSEVRSRNDALRIKKKMEGDLNEMEIQLSHANRQAAEAQKQLRNVQGQLKDAQLHLDDAQRGQEDMKEQVAMVERRNALMQSEIEELRGALEQTERGRKVAEQELVDISERVGLLHSQNTSLLNTKKKLEADLIHVQSEVDDTVQEARNAEEKAKKAITDAALMAEELKKEQDTSSHLERMKKNLEVNVKDLQHRLDEAENLAMKGGKKQLQKLESRVRELETEVEAEQRRGADAVKGVRKYERRVKELTYQTDEDKKNVARLQDLVDKLQLKVKAYKRQSEEAEEQANGYLSKLRKVQHELEEAEERADISESQVNKLRVKSRDAGKVKEE; encoded by the exons ATGAGTACGGACGCGGAGATGGCCGTGTATGGCAAGGCTGCCATTTACCTTCGTAAGCCTGAGAGGGAGAGAATCGAGGCTCAGAGCAAACCATTTGATGCCAAGACTGCCTGCTATGTGGCTGATGTCAAAGAGTTGTACCTCAAGGGAACAATTAAGAGCAAAGATGGTGGCAAAGTCAAAGTTGAATTGCTTGACACTAAGGAG GAGAGAGTTGCTAAGGAAGAAGATGTCTACCCAATGAATCCTCCCAAGTATGACAAGATTGAGGACATGGCCATGATGACCCATCTCAATGAAGCCTCTGTGCTGTATAACCTCAAAGAGCGTTATGCTGCATGGATGATCTAC ACCTACTCTGGGCTCTTCTGCGCAACTGTGAACCCATACAAGATGCTCCCGGTGTATGATCCAGAAGTGGTGACTGCTTACAGAGGCAAAAAGCGTATGGAGGCCCCACCCCACATCTTCTCTGTCTCTGACAACGCCTATCAGTTTATGCAAACTG ATAGAGAAAACCAGTCTGTCCTGATTAC TGGAGAATCCGGTGCTGGAAAGACTGTGAACACCAAGCGTGTCATCCAGTACTTTGCCACAGTTGCAGTATCAGGTGGTGAAAAGAAGAAAGAGGGTAAAATAAAG GGCTCTCTTGAGGACCAGATCATTGCTGCCAACCCTCTGCTTGAGGCTTATGGTAATGCCAAGACTGTGAGAAATGACAACTCCTCTCGTTTT gGTAAATTTATCAGAATTCACTTCGGTACAACTGGAAAACTGGCTAGTGCTGACATTGAGACAT ATCTGCTGGAGAAGTCTAGAGTGTCATTCCAGCTTCCAGATGAGAGAGGATACCACATCTTCTACCAGATGATGACCAACCATAAGCCTGAGCTGATTG AAATGACGCTCATCACTACCAACCCCTATGACTTCCCCATGTGCAGTCAGGGTCAGATCACAGTGGCCAGCATTGATGATAAAGTGGAGCTGGATGCTACTGAT GATGCTATTGACATTCTGGGTTTCACTAATGAGGAGAAAATGGGCATTTACAAGTTCACTGGAGCTGTGCTTCATCATGGTAAcatgaagtttaaacagaaGCAGCGTGAGGAGCAGGCTGAGCCTGACGGCACAGAGG AGGCTGACAAAATCGCCTACCTTCTGGGTCTGAACTCTGCTGAAATGCTAAAGGGTTTGTGCTACCCCAGAGTCAAGGTCGGAAATGAGTTTGTGACCAAAGGTCAGACCGTGCAACAG GTGTACAACTCTGTCAGCGCCTTGGGCAAATCCATCTATGAGAGGATGTTCTTGTGGATGGTCATTCGTATCAACCAGATGTTGGacacaaaacaacaaagaaatttcTACATTGGCGTGCTGGATATTGCTGGCTTTGAGATCTTTGAT TACAACAGCATGGAGCAGCTGTGCATCAACTTCACCAATGAGAAACTGCAACAGTTTTTCAACCACCACATGTTTGTGCTGGAACAAGAGGAGTACAAGAAGGAGGGCATTATTTGGGAGTTCATTGACTTCGGCATGGACTTGGCTTCTTGCATTGAGCTCATTGAGAAG CCCATGGGTATCTTCTCCATCCTTGAAGAGGAGTGCATGTTCCCCAAGGCTTCAGACACTTCCTTCAAGAACAAGCTGTATGATCAGCATCTTGGCAAAAACAATGCTTTCCAGAAACCAAAGCCTGCCAAAGGCAAGGCCGAAGCCCACTTCTCCCTGGTTCACTACGCTGGAACTGTGGACTACAACATCACTGGCTGGTTGGACAAGAACAAGGATCCATTGAATGAATCTGTTCTGCAGCTGTACCAGAAGTCTTCTAACAAACTGCTGGCTTCTCTCTACCCAGCTGTTGTTGAag ATACTACTAAAAAGGGTGGCAAGAAGAAGGGTGGATCCATGCAGACTGTGTCCTCCCAATTCAGG GAGAACTTGGGCAAGCTCATGACCAACTTGAGGAGCACTCACCCTCACTTTGTGCGCTGTCTGATTCCTAATGAGTCCAAGACTCCAG GTCTCATGGAGAACTTCCTGGTTATCCACCAGCTGAGGTGTAACGGTGTACTGGAGGGTATCAGAATCTGCAGAAAGGGCTTCCCCAGCAGAATCCAATATGGTGACTTTAAGCAGAG ATACAAGGTGCTGAATGCTGGTGTTATCCCTGAAGGACAGTTTATGGATAACAAGAAGGCCAGTGAGAAACTCCTGGGATCCATCGACGTTCCTCATGATGAGTACAGATTTGGACACACAAAG GTGTTCTTCAAAGCTGGTCTTCTGGGTACTCTTGAGGAGATGCGTGATGAGAAACTGGCTACTCTGGTCACAATGACTCAGGCTCTCTGCCGTGGCTATGTGATGAGGAAGGAGTATGTGAAAATGACGGAGAGGAG GGAGTCCATTTACACTATCCAATACAACATCCGCTCATTCATGAATGTCAAACACTGGCCATGGATGAAGGTTTACTACAAGATTAAGCCTCTGCTGAAGAGTGCCGAGACTGAGAAGGAGCTGTCGGGCATGAAAGAGGACTTTATAAAATGCAAAGAGGCTTTGGCTAAGTCTGAAGCCAAAAAGAAGGAGCTTGAAGAGAAGATGGTATCACTGCTGCAAGAGAAAAATGATCTGCAGCTGCAAGTAGCATCT GAAACTGAGAATCTCTCAGATGCTGAGGAGAGGTGTGAAGGTCTGATCAAGAGCAAAATCCAGCTTGAAGCTAAACTCAAAGAGACAACTGAAAGACtggaggatgaggaagaaaTCAATGCTGAACTGACAGCCAAGAAGAGGAAACTGGAGGATGAGTGCTCtgagctgaagaaagacatTGATGACCTGGAGCTTACCTTGGCTAAAGTGGAGAAGGAGAAACATGCCACTGAGAATAAG GTCAAGAACTTGACTGAGGAAATGACATCTCAGGATGAGAGCCTTGCCAAGCTTACGAAGGAGAAGAAAGCCCTCCAAGAGGCACATCAGCAGACACTGGATGATCTCCAGGCAGAGGAGGACAAAGTCAACACCCTGACCAAATCCAAGACAAAGCTTGAGCAGCAAGTTGATGAT CTTGAGGGTTCCCTTGAACAAGAGAAGAAGCTCCGCATGGACCTGGAGAGAGCCAAGAGAAAGCTTGAAGGAGACCTGAAATTATCACAAGAGTCCGTCATGGACCTGGAGAATGACAAGCAGCAATCtgatgagaaaattaaaaa GAAAGACTTTGAAACAAGCCAGCTGCTTAGCAAGATAGAAGATGAACAATCTCTGGGTGCTCAACTCCAAAAGAAGATCAAGGAGCTTCAG GCTCGCATTGAGGAACTGGAGGAAGAGATCGAGGCTGAGCGTGCTGCTCGTGCCAAGGTTGAGAAGCAGAGAGCTGATCTCTCCAGGGAACTTGAGGAGATCAGTGAGAGGCTTGAGGAGGCTGGAGGAGCCAATTCTGCTCAGATCGAGATGAATAAGAAGCGTGAAGCTGAATTCCAGAAGCTGCGTCGTGACCTTGAAGAATCCACCCTCCAGCATGAAGCTACAGCTGCTGCCCTACGCAAGAAGCAGGCAGACAGTGTGGCCGAGCTGGGAGAGCAAATCGACAACCTGCAGCGTGTCAAGCAGAAGCTTGAGAAGGAGAAGAGTGAATACAAAATGGAGATTGATGATCTTTCCAGCAACATGGAAGCTGTTGCCAAAGCAAAG GGCAATCTTGAGAAGATGTGCCGCACACTTGAGGACCAATTTAGTGAAATGAAGTCCAAGAATGACGAGAACAGTCGCCAGATAAATGATCTCAGTGCTCAAAGAGCAagatttcaaactgaaaatg GTGAATTTGGCCGTCAGCTGGAGGAGAAGGAAGCTCTAGTTTCTCAGCTCACCAGAGGCAAACAAGCTTTCACTCAGCAAATTGAGGAGCTTAAGAGGCATATTGAAGAGGAGGTTAAG GCTAAGAACGCACTGGCCCATGCTGTACAGTCAGCCCGTCATGACTGTGACCTGCTCCGTGAGCAGTTTGAGGAAGAGCAGGAGGCAAAGGCTGAGCTGCAGCGGGGAATGTCAAAGGCCAACAGCGAGGTTGCTCAATGGAGAACCAAATATGAAACTGATGCCATTCAGCGCACTGAGGAGCTTGAAGAGTCCAA GAAGAAGCTGGCTCAGCGTCTGCAAGAGGCAGAGGAACAAGTTGAGGCAGTGAACTCCAAATGTGCATCTCTGGAGAAGACCAAACAGAGACTCCAGGCTGAGGTGGAGGACCTCATGATTGATGTGGAGAGAGCCAATGGTTTGGCTGCTAACCTTGACAAGAAGCAGAAGAACTTTGACAAG GTCCTGGCAGAATGGAAGCAGAAATATGAGGAAGGTCAGGCAGAGCTGGAAGGTGCCCAGAAAGAGGCTCGTTCACTCAGCACTGAACTGTTCAAGATGAAGAACTCCTATGAAGAAAGTCTGGATCAACTGGAGACCCTCAAGAGAGAGAACAAGAATCTGCAGC AGGAAATTTCAGATCTGACAGAGCAGTTAAGTGAGACTGGGAAAGGCATCCATGAGCTGGAAAAGGCCAAAAAGACAGTGGAGACTGAGAAGGCAGAGATTCAGACCGCCCTGGAGGAGGCTGAA GGCACCCTGGAGCATGAGGAGTCCAAGATTCTTCGTGTCCAGCTTGAGCTAAATCAGGTCAAAAGTGAGATTGACAGGAAGCTTGCAGAGAAGGATGAGGAGATGGAGCAGATCAAGAGGAACAGCCAgagagtcattgaatccatGCAGAGCACTCTGGACTCTGAAGTTAGGAGCAGGAATGATGCTCTGAGAATCAAGAAGAAGATGGAGGGAGACCTTAATGAGATGGAGATTCAGCTAAGCCATGCCAATCGCCAGGCTGCTGAGGCCCAAAAACAGCTCAGGAACGTTCAGGGACAACTCAAG GATGCCCAACTGCACCTTGATGATGCCCAAAGAGGACAGGAAGACATGAAGGAGCAGGTGGCCATGGTGGAGCGCAGAAACGCTCTGATGCAGTCTGAGATTGAGGAGCTGAGAGGTGCTCTAGAGCAGACAGAGAGAGGCCGCAAAGTAGCTGAACAAGAGCTGGTGGATATCAGTGAGCGTGTTGGGCTGCTGCACTCTCAG AACACAAGTCTCCTGAACACCAAGAAGAAGCTTGAGGCTGACCTTATTCATGTCCAGAGTGAAGTTGATGACACAGTACAGGAAGCCAGAAATGCAGAGGAGAAGGCCAAGAAGGCCATCACTGAT GCTGCATTGATGGCAGAAGAGCTCAAGAAAGAGCAGGACACCAGTTCTCACCTTGAAAGGATGAAGAAGAATCTGGAGGTCAATGTGAAGGACCTGCAGCACCGTCTGGATGAGGCTGAGAATCTGGCCATGAAGGGAGGAAAGAAACAACTCCAGAAACTGGAGTCCAGA GTTCGTGAGCTTGAGACTGAAGTTGAAGCAGAGCAGAGACGTGGAGCTGATGCTGTTAAGGGTGTCCGCAAATATGAGAGGAGAGTGAAAGAGCTCACTTATCAG ACTGACGAGGACAAGAAGAACGTTGCCAGACTCCAGGATCTGGTTGACAAACTGCAGCTGAAGGTCAAAGCCTACAAGAGGCAGTCTGAAGAGGCG gaGGAGCAAGCCAATGGTTACCTGTCCAAGTTGAGGAAGGTGCAGCATGAGCTGGAAGAGGCTGAGGAGCGTGCTGACATTTCTGAGTCTCAGGTCAACAAGCTCAGAGTTAAGAGCCGTGATGCTGGAAAG GTCAAagaagaatga